From one Halodesulfovibrio sp. MK-HDV genomic stretch:
- the hemC gene encoding hydroxymethylbilane synthase, whose translation MKKIVIATRGSKLALWQANHIKDCIEKEHEGTAVELLILKTKGDIILDVPLAKVGGKGLFVKEIEEALLDGRADIAVHSMKDVPMELPEGLILGCIPEREASSDTFLSVQYDSLDALPEGATVGTSSLRRQSQLLSIRPDLKVVSLRGNVDTRLRKLIEGNFDAIIMATSGLKRLGLSAPKNEILGAPRFLPAAGQGALGIEFHQDRKDLHEMLSFLEHRPTRICVEAERGFLFGLQGGCQVPIAGYATMTDEDNFEMVGFVADLEGVRKIRETSSGSEKNARQTGLDLAEVVKGKGADAILEEVYASEHAVKN comes from the coding sequence ATGAAGAAAATCGTTATTGCTACCAGAGGTTCTAAGCTTGCACTGTGGCAGGCTAACCATATTAAAGACTGCATTGAAAAAGAACATGAAGGCACTGCTGTTGAGCTTTTGATTCTTAAAACAAAAGGCGACATCATTCTTGATGTACCGCTCGCCAAAGTTGGCGGCAAAGGTCTTTTTGTAAAAGAAATCGAAGAAGCACTGCTCGACGGACGCGCTGATATCGCCGTTCATTCCATGAAAGATGTTCCTATGGAACTTCCCGAAGGCTTGATTCTTGGTTGTATCCCTGAACGTGAAGCCTCTTCAGACACCTTCCTTTCTGTACAGTACGATTCTCTTGATGCTTTGCCAGAAGGCGCAACAGTGGGCACAAGCTCCCTGCGTCGTCAGTCCCAGCTACTGTCCATTCGCCCTGATCTCAAAGTTGTTTCCCTGCGCGGTAACGTAGACACACGTCTGCGTAAGCTCATTGAAGGCAATTTTGATGCAATCATCATGGCAACTTCCGGCCTTAAACGCCTTGGTCTTTCTGCACCGAAGAATGAAATTCTCGGCGCACCACGCTTCCTGCCAGCAGCTGGTCAGGGTGCACTCGGCATTGAATTCCATCAAGATCGTAAAGACCTGCATGAAATGCTTTCATTCCTTGAGCACCGTCCGACCCGCATCTGTGTTGAAGCAGAACGTGGATTCCTTTTCGGCTTACAGGGCGGCTGTCAGGTACCTATCGCAGGATATGCAACCATGACAGACGAAGACAACTTCGAAATGGTTGGCTTTGTAGCTGATCTCGAAGGCGTACGTAAAATTCGCGAAACCTCAAGCGGTAGCGAAAAAAATGCACGCCAGACAGGTCTTGATCTTGCCGAAGTAGTAAAAGGAAAAGGCGCAGACGCCATCCTTGAAGAAGTTTATGCTTCAGAACACGCTGTTAAGAACTAA
- the rsgA gene encoding ribosome small subunit-dependent GTPase A — MHPDDTQKSDILSTLGWSDSFSQQLTEDETTEHIGRVCSIHSVLLNVWGEFGKVQMPLPGNWLGGKAEAKPTVGDWLVLDKNKQYPVRMLDRKTVFVRRSPQNEKTVQLVAANLDTVFIVSSLNHDFSLSRLERYLALAIQCGAEPVIILTKADEADQPFTDACVADAKELYKDVPVIAVDSRADNTSKLLKDWCGQGHSIALVGSSGVGKSTLINTMMEEEVTLTGAIRDVDSKGRHTTSSRTLYIMPCGGTIMDVPGFRELQLPACEDGVKKVFHDIKEFIDKCAFVDCKHDQEPDCAVQQAIAAGLLTQRRVDNYHKLIEEQARTG; from the coding sequence TTGCACCCAGATGACACGCAGAAAAGCGATATTCTCAGCACCCTTGGCTGGTCTGACTCTTTTAGTCAGCAGCTTACCGAAGACGAAACTACTGAACACATTGGTCGCGTCTGTAGCATTCACTCCGTTCTTTTGAACGTATGGGGCGAATTCGGGAAGGTACAAATGCCATTACCGGGCAACTGGCTTGGCGGTAAAGCAGAAGCTAAACCGACAGTCGGCGACTGGCTTGTGCTTGATAAAAACAAGCAGTACCCCGTCCGCATGCTGGATCGCAAAACCGTTTTTGTGCGTCGCTCTCCGCAGAATGAAAAAACTGTGCAGCTCGTCGCAGCAAATCTGGATACAGTTTTCATTGTCTCCTCACTGAACCACGACTTCAGTCTTTCCCGTCTCGAACGTTACCTTGCACTGGCTATCCAGTGCGGTGCAGAGCCGGTTATCATCCTCACTAAAGCAGATGAGGCAGACCAGCCCTTTACGGATGCCTGCGTTGCTGATGCAAAAGAACTCTATAAAGACGTACCAGTTATCGCTGTTGACAGTAGAGCAGACAACACATCAAAGCTCCTGAAAGACTGGTGTGGTCAAGGGCATTCTATTGCGCTTGTAGGTTCGTCCGGGGTAGGTAAATCCACCCTCATCAACACAATGATGGAAGAAGAAGTTACCCTCACCGGTGCTATTCGTGATGTAGACAGCAAAGGTCGACACACCACTTCCAGCCGCACCTTATACATAATGCCATGCGGCGGCACGATCATGGACGTCCCGGGATTCCGTGAACTTCAACTTCCTGCATGTGAAGATGGCGTAAAAAAAGTTTTCCACGATATTAAAGAATTCATAGATAAATGTGCATTCGTAGATTGTAAGCACGACCAAGAACCAGACTGTGCCGTGCAGCAAGCGATTGCTGCGGGACTCCTGACCCAACGTCGAGTCGACAACTATCACAAGCTCATTGAAGAGCAGGCACGCACAGG
- a CDS encoding zinc ribbon domain-containing protein, translating to MPLYDYACEACGKEFEELVFGDDTPECPECKSPNTHKLLSATKFKMSGGSISAPTGSSGGSSCSGCSGGNCSTCG from the coding sequence ATGCCTTTGTACGATTACGCATGCGAAGCGTGCGGTAAAGAGTTTGAAGAACTTGTTTTTGGTGATGACACTCCAGAATGCCCAGAATGTAAGTCACCGAACACACACAAATTACTCTCAGCTACCAAGTTTAAAATGTCCGGAGGCAGCATCTCCGCCCCTACCGGTTCTTCCGGCGGCTCAAGCTGTTCCGGCTGCTCCGGCGGCAATTGTTCTACCTGCGGCTAA
- a CDS encoding D-sedoheptulose 7-phosphate isomerase, whose amino-acid sequence MTQQAIDTILEHAREGARLREEYFSKHAEDVDAVARKFAVCLAKGGKILFCGNGGSAADAQHLAAEFVNRFLIERPPLPSIALTTDSSILTAIGNDYGYDFVFSKQVQALGNKNDILVGISTSGNSTNIINAFNAARERGLVTVGLTGNGGGKMTELCDFLLDVPHAHTPLIQEVQLTIGHLLCQLTDYYLFEDAAALQADLEAAE is encoded by the coding sequence ATGACACAACAAGCAATCGACACTATTTTAGAACACGCACGCGAAGGCGCACGTCTACGCGAAGAATATTTTTCTAAGCACGCAGAAGACGTAGATGCTGTTGCGCGCAAATTTGCTGTTTGCCTTGCAAAAGGCGGTAAAATTTTATTTTGCGGTAACGGTGGCAGTGCAGCGGATGCACAGCACCTTGCAGCAGAATTTGTTAACCGTTTTTTAATCGAACGCCCACCACTTCCGTCCATTGCCCTGACAACTGATTCCTCCATTCTCACAGCCATTGGTAATGACTATGGCTATGACTTTGTATTCTCCAAACAAGTTCAGGCGCTCGGAAATAAAAACGACATTCTCGTTGGCATTTCCACTTCCGGCAACTCTACTAACATCATCAATGCATTCAATGCAGCCCGCGAACGCGGACTTGTTACTGTAGGGCTTACCGGCAACGGTGGCGGCAAAATGACCGAACTGTGCGACTTCCTTCTGGACGTACCACACGCTCATACTCCACTCATTCAGGAAGTGCAGCTTACCATCGGGCACCTCCTCTGCCAGCTTACGGACTACTATCTGTTTGAAGATGCAGCAGCACTTCAGGCTGATTTAGAAGCCGCCGAATAA